The Sulfurimonas aquatica genomic sequence TACCTTCTGTCGAGGTTAAAACTTCTCCCCTCTCGTCTACTATATCTATGTTCGCGCCCTCTCGACCAAACATTCTTTTTTTTACATACTTCTTCTTTATAGGCTTAAACGATGTCTCTAGAAGATAGGGTGAATCTGGAAAAAGTTTATAAAGGATTGCTAACATCCCTTTGGATTGATAAAGAAGAGTGTAGGATGGATTTAGCATACTAATGTTTTGACTCTCCTCGAATGACTCCATCTCTTCCCAGGGATAGAGTTTAAACATAAAGTCATGTTTATCATCAAGATAAGTATCTTCTAGGTAAGAAAACTCTGTTAGTAGTCCTTCGTCTTGTGCTATTTTTTGGAGAAGTTTTGTTGTGTTAAGCTCCTCTTCTATGCCTGAAATGCAACTAAATAAAAAACGACTATACTCTGCACTTTTACTCTTAGAGATGCTCTTTATCTTTTTGCCAATACTCTCATATATATTGTTAAACTGCTTTTTATCCTCAAGAGAGTTACTCTTTAACATCAAAAGTTGGATAAGGCTTGACTCAAGTAACATGGTTGGAGTGTCTGCGTTAAACTCTATAAGTTTAATTGGTGTCCCATCAATTCCACCACTAAGGTCAAAACGGCTATAGAGATGATTGTCTCTCTCATTTTTAAAAGAGTTTTTTATACTTTGAATTAAACTCTTTGGTATGTCTAAAAGTTCAAATAGTTCATTTTCTATGACATACTCAGCCGCTTTTTCATACATTTCATAGAGTTCATTAGCCGCATCGTGGTAAGCCAAAGCTTCTTGCTCGGTAATAGCGAGTAATTTATCTCCAACTACGTACTCTCCATCGCTATCCGTATGCCATGAAAGGCCCATGACACTTAGGGCTTTTGTAGATATCGGGGTTATATCTAAAAAGTTTGGCACTTACTCATACTTTACTAAGGTTTGTGAGCCATTCATCTCTTTTTTATCAAAGCCTCTGCTTTTACCCCAGTAAGAGATGATTTTTTGCATCAGTTTTGCGGCAAAAACTTGTGAGACGGTAGACGCTTCAGGAATAAGCTCCATTATGTCTACGCCTTTTATCACCGCTTTTTTATTCTCAAATAGCGCTTCTATGATATCTAACGCGAAGTACCAGTCAAGCCCTCCAGGCTGTGGTGTACCTACGCTTGGAACGTAAGCGGGATTAAAAGCATCCATGTCAATACTGAGATAGACCTCCCCTTCTATGCTCGAGATAAGAGAGAGAAGTTTCTCTTTCATCCCGGGTTTACGAAGCTCTCTATCTAAAAAGCACTCTATCATCTCATCACTCTCTATGCGTGCCGCCTCTGTTTCAAACAAAGAGCGAATCCCAGCCATAATGACTTTGTGACCTTGCGCTAAAAGATGATGCACAGGCGTTGCGTGACTAAACTCATACCCTTGATAAGACTCTCTTAAATCCCCATGCGCGTCTAAAAAGATTATAGTGGCACCCGAAGATAATCTACTCGCCGTGATTTGAGGAGTGATAGAGTGCTCTCCGCCTAAAGATATAAGTAGTTTTTCCTCTTTAAACGCATATGTAGAGACCTTTTCATCTATCTGCGCATACTCTCTTATCTCCTCTTCCACTCTTACTTTCATGTACTTCATAGGAGACCATTTTAAGTCCTCTTCGTAGTACTCAAGCTGTTCGGATATCTCCACTATGGCTTTTGGCGCATCAGCGGTTCCACCCTGCCCACAAACGCTCTCTTCGTAACCAATAGGCAATATTACAATATCCGCATCCTCCAAAGACGCATTTGGTAGCTCTTGATATTCCATAAATTTACTCCGTAAATATATTTTTGATTTAAATAGCGATAATTAATGCAAGAATTATATTCTAATCTCCCTTAACTATAAAAATAAAATGAAATCAGTTATAATTCGCATACAAGGACTATTTTAATGATTCTCACAAAGATGAACTGTATGTATAAAAGACTTATCTCTGCGCTCAAAGAGACAAATAATCGCTGGATTTATGGAAAAGAGATCTCAGACGAGAGTGTTGAGAATTTTCTTGGAACATTGGCTCTCTTATATGCCGCTGCCAATGTTGATGAGATAGATAAAACCGAACAACAGGTAGTGGCTCTTTACAAATATAATATGAAAAGAGCACTAGATAGACCAGATAAAAAAGGCTTACGAGATATATTTTATGGTTACTCTCACATGGTAAATGAGATAGAGTCTATGAAGCATACCATAAAACTCTCAGAGGCACTAGAGTACTTCCCACATAGTGAATCTGGAGTATCGCCAGAGCTAAAAGAGAGTCTCATCGAGCTCACAAGTGAAGTTATCGACGTTGATGGCAAGATAACTAAAAAAGAAGAGGAGTTTCGAGAGAGACTCTGTATCTACATTCAAAAGGGCTATCCTGCGGTTAAAGAGATACGAAAACTTGAAGCTTAAATAGCTCCAAACTCTTTAACAACCTCATATAAAGCTCCTGTTAAAGTGCTAAGTTCCTCTTTACTTATGATGTAAGGAGGCATTATGTAGACTAGGTTTAAAAATGGTCTTACCCAAATGCCATGTGCTATAAACTTCTCAGTCATCCAAGCCAAGTCTACGTCTGCGTTTAACTCTATAACGCCAATGGCTCCAAGAACTCTTATCTCTTTGACAATATCTAACTCTTCACACTTTTGAAGTTCATTTTTGAGTTGGGATTCTATGCCCTCAACTCTCTCTTGCCATGGTGACTTTAGCAACAGTTCAAGACTCGCATTTGCGATGGCACAAGCTAAGGGGTTTGCCATAAAAGTTGGTCCATGCATCAAAACGTTGCCATTAGCCTCAACTCCTTGCATCACTTTTTTACTTGTAAGCGTTGCCGCCATAGAGAGATACCCACCAGTTAAAGCCTTTCCAACACAGAGTATATCTGGAGTAACTTCTGCATGCTCATAAGCAAAGAGCTTACCCGTTCGTCCAAAGCCAGTGGCAACCTCATCTAAGATAAGTAAGATATCATACTTGTCACACAATGTTCTTACACTTGTTAAGAGAGAGGGCGAGTAGATTCGCATCCCACCAGCGCCTTGAACTATGGGTTCTAAAATAACCGCCGCAATCTCAGTATGATAATGCTCTAGTTTAGATTTAAAATCCTCTATATGCTTCTCGTCCCACTCATCATTAAACGCCGGTGAAGGAGCATCTGCAAAGATATTTTTATGTAAAATTCCTTCAAACGCAGAGTGCATTCCCGTTACGGGATCGCATACGCTCATGGCACCAAATGTATCGCCATGGTAACCCTTGCTAAACGCCAGAATCTTATTTTTTTGCTTATTTCCCTGAGAGTTCCAGTACTGATAAGCCATCTTAAGAGCCACTTCAACACTCACGCTCCCTGAATCACTAAAGAAAATATGTTCGAGTGACTCATCCGTAATCTCTAAAAGAGTTTTTGCAAGTTTTATAGCCGGTTCATGTGTCAGTCCACCAAACATAACGTGACTCATTTTGCTCAGTTGCTCAGATGCCGCCGCGTTTAACTCAGGTACATTATATCCGTGAATAACCGACCACCAAGAGCTCATGCCATCTATGATTTTTCTACCATCTTCTAACTCTAAGTAAACCCCAGAAGCGGACTTGACAAACTGCATATCCATCGAAGGAATCGAGGGAGCGTAAGGGTGCAAAATATGCTCTTTATCGTATGCTAACAAATTAGTATCTCCTCATCACTATTAGTGAATTTTATATCTCTTTGATACAAATATTTTATTTAAAATTATACTTGTTTTTTACTGAAAATCTTTTAGATAAATCAGGCTAACTCCCTGCCCCGTTTGACGAACGTCAACATCTACTCTTGTAGACTTTCCAAGGTTATACTGCAAGATAACGCTAGAAACTGTGTCATTTTTATAGACTATTCGCATATCTTTACTTAAACGCGAGCCAACTTCATAGCCTATGGAGCCATCGCTTTTTGTCAATATATTAAGCGTGTCTATCTGCACAGTAGAGTTTTTGTTAAAGAGCTCTTTCATGCCCGTTCCCAAAAGTAGAGACGTTTTGGAAGTGTCACCCGAGGAGTTAAACATTGAGTTAGCGCTCTCTCCAAAAAGTATATAAGACATAATGTCGTTTTGACTCAAGGCGGGATTTGATGAGAAGATAAAAACGGGCTCTTCTAGGGTGTGAGTCACATATATATGAATATCTATATAATCAAGTGTATAGTAGTGTAGATTTAAATTGAGTTTTGGATTTATAGGCATATTTCCATCAAAATAGAGTTCACTTTTATCTACTAGAAATTTTTTATCGCTTAAGCTCAACTCCCCTTTTGAGATAAACACTTTACCCTCAACATGAGTATCTTTTGTAGCTGTTTTTATAACTCGTAGATCTGGATGAAAAAAGATAGTCGCATTTTCATGTATGTAACGAATATCACTTGTAGAGTCAACCTTTATATCCATTAACATATCAGATCCTTTATTCTTCTTTTTGATATCTTGAATGATTATAATATCTGAATCATTGATAGTATAGTCCGACTTTGGCATGTATGAAATATTTCCATCTAAAAGAGTCACTCCACCCGCTACTTTTGTTGCGTTAGCATCAAAGCTAGCGCTTAGATCCATCTTGAGTGTTACGTCAAACTCTTTATCTTTGTAGTGAACCTTGTCGCCCTTTAGAGTAAAGTCTCCCGATTTTTTCTTAGTTTTGTAACTACCCGCTAAAAGGATATTGTCAAATATCCAAAACTCTTTAAAGAGAATCTCTGAACTCTTTTTCAGTGAAATTTTCGAACTTTTATTTGAGTAGACAGAGTGCTCTTTATACTTCAGATCATAACTATGAAGAGTAAGTATATCCTCGCTAAAAGTTATTTTTGCCCTAATGTCATTGAGAAGATGCGTTGTCTGCATATCCGCTTTGTACGCTATGCTTGGAACGTAGAGAGATGATTTCACAATGAAGGGCTCGCTTAAAACCACGCTACTATTTATATCTAGCATGATGTCGGATATATCGCTCAGACTTGTATCACTCATCTCAAACGCTATAAGCATATTTTTTAAAGAAGTTACTTTCATATCAAGACTTAATGCCATTGGCTTCTCTTTATCTATCCGAGTTGCTAAAGTAAATCTATTTGATGCAAGCTTACCGTCTCCTGTGATACTTTCGCCTTTTTTAAGAAGCTTCATCTCTAAAAGATTCGCTTTTATCTTCACTCTTTCATCCACTCCATTGGCGATATAATTACCCTTTAGTGGAGAGAATTTCTCAAGAGGATAGCCTTCAAAGAGCGCGTTTTCTCTCTTTGGGTTGAGAGTATAAAAAGCTGAGATATTGCCATCTTGCCAAGTGGCGTTTGTTGCAAGCACGTAGTACAGAGAGTCGACCTCGAGTTTCGCACTCAAGCTCAGTGGAGAGAGTTGCAGCATTGCGCTATTTTTAAAAGAGATGACGTCTTTTTGTAAAAGTTCAGGCAACTCTTTAACAAAAGAGAGCTCAAAATCTTTAGCCTCACCCTCAATAAAAAACTTTTTATAGTCATCGCTTGTGAACTTATAGCGCAGTTTGTTTGCGTCTAGGCTCACAGCTATTTTTTTAGGACTTCCTGAGGCTCTGGCGTTTATCTCTTTAAATGGCAAAACAAAAGGAGTCTCTTTCACCTCTGCGTTTATAGTTGAGTTAAAGTTGCCATTTAGACCAAGAAGAAGCTTTTGCTTAGCTTGTAGAATAAACCTCTCATAATAAAGTTTATATCTGAAGTCCCCATTTAACTTTTGCTCTTTAAAGGAGTAGTTTAACTCTAGGGCTATCTCTTTGAGTTCTAACTCTTCTCTCTCTTTGAGTTTGAGACTCTTAAGCTTAGTAGAGAGTTTTGCACCTTTAGTATCAGCTTCAAGCATGCAGTTTAATCTCTTGGGTGGCGTTTGTAAAAAGCTAAGATATTTTTTACTTATTGAGGAGTTGACGCTAATGACGCTATCGCTATAGAGTGTGTTAGAATTTATGTAACCATTTAGCAAAACATCTCCATAGGAAGATCTAAAATCCAGTGCCATTTTCTTTACACTTAAACTCTCTTCGTACTCTATCTTTGTGGCATTTACGTCAAAACCGTACAGCTCTTTGTTGTACATAATTTGTACATTTTTTAGCAAGAGTGTTTTGATGCTAAACGCAGGAGTTGAAACCCCACTTTCATTACTATCGGAAGTGGGAAGCTTATCTGCGTTTAGATATAAAGAGTCGCTTGTTATCTTACTAATCTTTGGAGAGAGGGCTAAAAGTGAGAAAAAGTCGTAACGAACCGTGAGTGATTTGGCTTTTAAAAAATCTTTATACTCTAGCTCTTTTACAGTGATGCCAAAAAAAAGTGTTCCCTCTACTTTTGAGTACTTTAGTCCATACTCTCCTGCATACTTTTGTGCTAAATATGGAACGACCTCTTTGTTAATGAGAAGCACACCAAGCAGAATAAAAATCGTAATAAAAAATAGAATAATGTTTCGATACAAGAGATAAAGATAGGAGATCAAAAAAGTTCTCCTATGTGAAAGTGAAAAGCAAACTGTGAAGAGGGATTACTCAAGTCAAAACCAACATCAAACGCGATAGGACCAATAGGTGAAATATATCGTAGACCCACACCTCCACTATAGTAAGCAGTTTGACTATCGGGGAGATAACTATCACCCACAAAGCTATTATCACTAAATAGCACCGCTCTAAAGTCTCCATAGAGAGGAAATCGGTACTCAAGAGTACTCTCAACAATTGTGTCGAATCCTGATGGGTTACCATTACTATTTTTAGGGCCTAAATCACGGTAGGTGTAGGCACGGTTACTATGCATACCTCCAGCAAAGTACCTATAAGAAGCCGGTATGACTCCATCAAATACATTCAAGGCTCCAAAAGTTACTTTTGCTCCAAGAGTTGATGATTTTATGGGGTAGAGATAAGCTCCTTTGATATTTCCTTTTAGGTAAGAGGCATCTGAGAGTGTACTTTTAATCGAACCCATTATGTCACTACTAAAGAAGTAACCATTTTTTGGATCAAGTAGACTATCTCTTGTATCGTACATCCACTCTAACTTTGGGGAGACCACAAGTAAAACAGCCTCTGGAAAAAGCACTGTATCCTGGGCATTATAAGTACTCGTGCGATCTAAAATAAGACTCTCTTTAAAAGTAGATGGGATGTAGCGTTGTGTTAAATAAGCAGAGCTAAAGAGTCTATACTCTGTAAAACCACTAAATATTTCATTTTCCAAACCAACTTCAAAGCCTGTCGCATCTTTATATAAAAGAGGCATATCAAACTGCATTTTAATACTCTGTTTTACCTCTGTAACTCGTGTTTCAACACCTAAACTTTTTAAATTACCATAAAAGTTCCTATGCTTAAGACCCATTTGTCCCATCAGTCCCTCATCACTACTGATACCTAAACCCGCTATAAAACGCAGTGGTTTTTCATTTTCTTCTATTTCTAGTTTTATGTTAACGCTACTATTATTCTCCACTTGTGTCTCTATCAAAACCTTTGAAACACCATCATATGCATAAATGTTTTTATAGCTTTTTTTGATATTTTCTATACTAAAGAGATCTCCCTCTTCAAAATACAGAAGCGACTTTGCAATATCTGCAGATATGTTTTTAGAGCTATTAACTTCAATCTTCTTAAAATGACACAACTCGTTTTCTACAACCTTATAGACAAGTCTGACACTATTTTTTTGAGTATCTACATAAGCCTTTGAGTCTAGTGAAATGTCACAATAGCTCTCTTTTGAATAAAGAAGTTTAATATCCTTTTTGCTTTTAGAAAAAGCATCCGCATTAAATAACTCACTCTTCTTAAAAGGTAAAACTGGGACTATATCGAGTTTTGAGTCTATCTCGATACTTTCTACGAGCATAGGTTCATTCTCTTTTATCGAGATTATTACACTCCCTTCTCTC encodes the following:
- the speB gene encoding agmatinase; this translates as MEYQELPNASLEDADIVILPIGYEESVCGQGGTADAPKAIVEISEQLEYYEEDLKWSPMKYMKVRVEEEIREYAQIDEKVSTYAFKEEKLLISLGGEHSITPQITASRLSSGATIIFLDAHGDLRESYQGYEFSHATPVHHLLAQGHKVIMAGIRSLFETEAARIESDEMIECFLDRELRKPGMKEKLLSLISSIEGEVYLSIDMDAFNPAYVPSVGTPQPGGLDWYFALDIIEALFENKKAVIKGVDIMELIPEASTVSQVFAAKLMQKIISYWGKSRGFDKKEMNGSQTLVKYE
- a CDS encoding glutathionylspermidine synthase family protein; this translates as MPNFLDITPISTKALSVMGLSWHTDSDGEYVVGDKLLAITEQEALAYHDAANELYEMYEKAAEYVIENELFELLDIPKSLIQSIKNSFKNERDNHLYSRFDLSGGIDGTPIKLIEFNADTPTMLLESSLIQLLMLKSNSLEDKKQFNNIYESIGKKIKSISKSKSAEYSRFLFSCISGIEEELNTTKLLQKIAQDEGLLTEFSYLEDTYLDDKHDFMFKLYPWEEMESFEESQNISMLNPSYTLLYQSKGMLAILYKLFPDSPYLLETSFKPIKKKYVKKRMFGREGANIDIVDERGEVLTSTEGIYDEYKAIYQEYTPFVKDEENSYYQAGVFYSDGACGLGFRKGAEILDNMSKFVGHVIL
- a CDS encoding translocation/assembly module TamB domain-containing protein, whose amino-acid sequence is MISYLYLLYRNIILFFITIFILLGVLLINKEVVPYLAQKYAGEYGLKYSKVEGTLFFGITVKELEYKDFLKAKSLTVRYDFFSLLALSPKISKITSDSLYLNADKLPTSDSNESGVSTPAFSIKTLLLKNVQIMYNKELYGFDVNATKIEYEESLSVKKMALDFRSSYGDVLLNGYINSNTLYSDSVISVNSSISKKYLSFLQTPPKRLNCMLEADTKGAKLSTKLKSLKLKEREELELKEIALELNYSFKEQKLNGDFRYKLYYERFILQAKQKLLLGLNGNFNSTINAEVKETPFVLPFKEINARASGSPKKIAVSLDANKLRYKFTSDDYKKFFIEGEAKDFELSFVKELPELLQKDVISFKNSAMLQLSPLSLSAKLEVDSLYYVLATNATWQDGNISAFYTLNPKRENALFEGYPLEKFSPLKGNYIANGVDERVKIKANLLEMKLLKKGESITGDGKLASNRFTLATRIDKEKPMALSLDMKVTSLKNMLIAFEMSDTSLSDISDIMLDINSSVVLSEPFIVKSSLYVPSIAYKADMQTTHLLNDIRAKITFSEDILTLHSYDLKYKEHSVYSNKSSKISLKKSSEILFKEFWIFDNILLAGSYKTKKKSGDFTLKGDKVHYKDKEFDVTLKMDLSASFDANATKVAGGVTLLDGNISYMPKSDYTINDSDIIIIQDIKKKNKGSDMLMDIKVDSTSDIRYIHENATIFFHPDLRVIKTATKDTHVEGKVFISKGELSLSDKKFLVDKSELYFDGNMPINPKLNLNLHYYTLDYIDIHIYVTHTLEEPVFIFSSNPALSQNDIMSYILFGESANSMFNSSGDTSKTSLLLGTGMKELFNKNSTVQIDTLNILTKSDGSIGYEVGSRLSKDMRIVYKNDTVSSVILQYNLGKSTRVDVDVRQTGQGVSLIYLKDFQ
- a CDS encoding autotransporter assembly complex protein TamA, which codes for MKKKNIHLVVQFILLFLLSSHLFAQKIPLLFEGQSELQERGLYEALNLKKLYLYEFYKEEPKVDIKSIKLLLQVIQNYYRTKGFYHTEVSYYEREGSVIISIKENEPMLVESIEIDSKLDIVPVLPFKKSELFNADAFSKSKKDIKLLYSKESYCDISLDSKAYVDTQKNSVRLVYKVVENELCHFKKIEVNSSKNISADIAKSLLYFEEGDLFSIENIKKSYKNIYAYDGVSKVLIETQVENNSSVNIKLEIEENEKPLRFIAGLGISSDEGLMGQMGLKHRNFYGNLKSLGVETRVTEVKQSIKMQFDMPLLYKDATGFEVGLENEIFSGFTEYRLFSSAYLTQRYIPSTFKESLILDRTSTYNAQDTVLFPEAVLLVVSPKLEWMYDTRDSLLDPKNGYFFSSDIMGSIKSTLSDASYLKGNIKGAYLYPIKSSTLGAKVTFGALNVFDGVIPASYRYFAGGMHSNRAYTYRDLGPKNSNGNPSGFDTIVESTLEYRFPLYGDFRAVLFSDNSFVGDSYLPDSQTAYYSGGVGLRYISPIGPIAFDVGFDLSNPSSQFAFHFHIGELF
- the bioA gene encoding adenosylmethionine--8-amino-7-oxononanoate transaminase, producing MLAYDKEHILHPYAPSIPSMDMQFVKSASGVYLELEDGRKIIDGMSSWWSVIHGYNVPELNAAASEQLSKMSHVMFGGLTHEPAIKLAKTLLEITDESLEHIFFSDSGSVSVEVALKMAYQYWNSQGNKQKNKILAFSKGYHGDTFGAMSVCDPVTGMHSAFEGILHKNIFADAPSPAFNDEWDEKHIEDFKSKLEHYHTEIAAVILEPIVQGAGGMRIYSPSLLTSVRTLCDKYDILLILDEVATGFGRTGKLFAYEHAEVTPDILCVGKALTGGYLSMAATLTSKKVMQGVEANGNVLMHGPTFMANPLACAIANASLELLLKSPWQERVEGIESQLKNELQKCEELDIVKEIRVLGAIGVIELNADVDLAWMTEKFIAHGIWVRPFLNLVYIMPPYIISKEELSTLTGALYEVVKEFGAI